The segment ACTGCCGACAATAACAAATCCATTCTTGAGCTAGAAACAAAGTACGAAACTGAAAAGAAAGAGCAAGAGAATGAAATCCTTCAGAAAGATAATGAGAAAAAGAACCTTCAACTTTATGCATCAGTAGGTTTAGTAATCTTGCTTTTGATGATAGCAATAATTGTTTATAGAAGCTATAGTCAGAAAAAAGTTGCAAATGTTTTGTTATCGATGCAAAGAGACGAAATTGAAACCCAAAGGGACGAAATTGAAGAAAAAAGAGATATAGCTGTTAAACAAAAAAATGAAATAGAAATTCAGAAGAACAAGGTATCTGAAACTTTGATTGAACTTAAAGAAACTCAAGAACAACTTGTTGAGTCTGAAAAAATGGCATCGCTCGGAAATTTAGTTGCCGGAGTTGCACACGAAATAAATACACCGGTAGGAATTGGGATATCTGCTTCTTCATCGTTGATAAATAAAACAAAAGATTTTGCTGATCTCTACAAAAGTAAGAAAATGAAAAAAACAGATCTCGAATCTTACTTAAATTCAGCCTATAAAGCGGGAAAATTGCTTCTTACAAATTTGGAAAGGACCGGCAATTTAGTGCAAAGTTTCAAACAAGTATCGGTTGACCAATCTACTGAAGATATTCGTGAGTTTAATTTAAAATCGTATCTCAACGATGTGATAATGAGCCTTGAACCTAAACTCAAAGAAAAACCTATTGATGTAAAAATTACATGTCCCGACGATATTCAATTAAAAAGTTTCCCAGGTGTTTTTGCACAAATCATCACCAATTTTGTAATAAATTCTATTGTTCATGGTTTCCGCGAAAAAGAGACTGGCAAAATAAACATTAATGCAGAAAAAAATAATGGTGAACTAACCATTCAGTATATCGACAATGGAAAAGGAATTCCGGAAGATGTCTTAGCAAAAGTTTTCGATCCCTTTTTTACCACAAATAAGCAACTTGGAACAGGCCTGGGAATGCACATCGTTTATAACCTATTGACGCAAAAACTTAAGGGTTCAATAGTTGTTGAAAGCGAAGTAGAAAAGGGAGTAAATTTCACAATTCATACACCACTAGAAATAAAGACATAAAAAATGGATGACGATTTATTATTTGACGATTTATTTGCAGAAGATGAGGAAGAGTCTCATGACACTAATATTGGCGAGCAATGGAAAGTTTTGATAGTTGATGATGAAAAAGATATACACACAGTGATAAGAATGGCATTAGACGGATTTGAATTTCAATCGAAAAAAATCAAATTCTATGATGCTTATTCCGGAAAAGAAGCCAGAGAGATACTTCATAAAACGCCTGATATTGCTCTAATTTTATTAGATGTAGTTATGGAAACTCTTCATGCAGGATTAGAGTTTGTTCAGTATGTTAGAGAAAAACTTGAGAATCCCTTCATCAGAATTGTTTTATGGACAGGACAAGCCGGTCAGGCTCCAAAACGA is part of the Bacteroidota bacterium genome and harbors:
- a CDS encoding tetratricopeptide repeat-containing sensor histidine kinase; this encodes MKKIVIFSIVVLSLFYKLNAEDLNIDSLYATIENFSKIEKSNKLNEFAYNFRNLYPEDCITIANKALQIAKEIENQKAIAKSYSNLGLANLTISNYEEALEFFEKSLAISKSLLDRKESANIYSYIGIIYDATGEYSKAFEFLQKSLEICEKLNDELGIAKSMINMAPIFMLWNKYDKAQEYYEKALEIVKGLGERELEASILSNLGDVVINSESIDIDYTERIHTAIDYTSQALTIAEEIDDLMGVSFYLNNLGYYNDELENYAEALKYFEKALNIAREIGDQIGIAEALMNISLTYSNLGEHQKALTYINQSLGVAEEFQIHKTKLYAIQSLSDIYENMGDFENALVQYHEYTEMYDSVFTADNNKSILELETKYETEKKEQENEILQKDNEKKNLQLYASVGLVILLLMIAIIVYRSYSQKKVANVLLSMQRDEIETQRDEIEEKRDIAVKQKNEIEIQKNKVSETLIELKETQEQLVESEKMASLGNLVAGVAHEINTPVGIGISASSSLINKTKDFADLYKSKKMKKTDLESYLNSAYKAGKLLLTNLERTGNLVQSFKQVSVDQSTEDIREFNLKSYLNDVIMSLEPKLKEKPIDVKITCPDDIQLKSFPGVFAQIITNFVINSIVHGFREKETGKININAEKNNGELTIQYIDNGKGIPEDVLAKVFDPFFTTNKQLGTGLGMHIVYNLLTQKLKGSIVVESEVEKGVNFTIHTPLEIKT